The genomic region GCGACGGCGTGCTCGCTCCCGCGGCAGGCTGCGCACCATGTCGTTGACCCAGGATCCTCCGCCCAGGATGCAGCCCCTCCTCTTCCCCGAGCTCCCGCCGACCCAGCGCATGTACGAGGCGCTCGTCGCGCGCGACGAGTCGTTCGTCGGCGTCTTCGTGGCGTGCGTGAGGACGACGGGGATCTTCTGCCTGCCCACGTGCCGCGCGCGGAAGCCGAAGCGTGAGAACGTCGACTTCGTCGCCACCGCGGCCGACGCG from Bacteroidota bacterium harbors:
- a CDS encoding Ada metal-binding domain-containing protein, giving the protein MQPLLFPELPPTQRMYEALVARDESFVGVFVACVRTTGIFCLPTCRARKPKRENVDFVATAADA